The Cryptomeria japonica chromosome 6, Sugi_1.0, whole genome shotgun sequence genomic interval TGAGCGCTTGAAAATTGCAGAGGGAGCTGAGTTGGAACTTGCAGTGAGTATTCAATAAGTATGAGTTTACAACTCAGCCCATGATATGCAATGTGTCTTGCACATCTTAGATGTGAAAAtgcagatttttttttgtttttgtttttaagcCCTCAATACTTTCATTTATCACTCACACAACCCCTTGAGCTTTTCTTGCGATGATTTAGGTGATTGTGGAAGCaagattttagagattttttaacattttttcaggtatatttctttttcttaactacttttcaaatttttacaatttttttaaatttttttaacattttCACATCGTTTCGAGCCTTCAAAAATGTTTGTTATAAGTACATTTTTTACATGTATTCAAATTAACTTATGTTAGCTAGGTTTCTACATTTTTGGAACTAGTCTTTTTAAATTTTTCAATGCTAGGTTATGCATTTTTTAATTCTAGGGTTTGCTGCAAGAAAATTTctgttttttgaatgttttcaatGCTAGGATTTTTACTTTGTATCAAATGGTGGTAGGAAGTGAAAGTGGAAGTTGAAGTTTATATTTTTGCCCCGATGCAAACTCTAGATTGTCAATAGGAAGAAGAACCTCGACTTCAAACATTGAAGAAGTCCATTAGGTAGAGAGGACAACCACAAAGGTATAGTCCACTTGATTTTAGATGCATTTTCTCTTTGAATACTAACATTGATGGGCTTGGAATTGTGAGAGGGGCAATGAAAATGAATTATCACAAATCCTAGATTACCCTaggtttgttaatcagatttatatgctttgattatgccctagattgtaatcagatttgtggcAAAATAAGTTAACATTCAGTAAAATCAGAAATAAAGTAAGTAACCAGTAGACAAAcacacataccctgggaaaacctccagggaggaaaaacccaacattaaagacccacaggtcagattatatattctcctcttaaaatcacaagtacaatacttagcttctcTGTCAGATCTGATCCTTTTGCATagcagatctgcacttctaagttCTCCAAGTCTGTACCAAAAACagcctatgtcctcttggacaatttcgcacaAGTCTGAATAATTTCGCTTTCCTCCTTGTGTATTCGCACCTTATTAAGCAGAGCTAATTCACTATTCTTGCAGAATGAATGAGTGAGTTTGACTTGCAAAATGTCTTCTATTTataccaaagttcccagactcggactcggctcggactcggcaaggccgattcgactcgtgactcggctatgacttggcgacgactcggctatgactcggcaaaataaaaaacccttgaaatttagagatttttaacgatttaaaacttgtttcatgcacccattattgaataaagcttaaagacactataacatcatcaaatagaagctaatttgatcacatacataaacatacatccatcacatgcgtagaaatgtaaattgtagttgaaggaaatagaaaacatagatatatagagttataaatgttgtcaaatgtatataaaatccatgacatcaaatgttcccaaacatatatatagatgtaaacaaaaacaagtctatggctcaggctctagcTCATCCTCAGCCTCAGAGTAGCCTGTCTGCCTCCTACAaatgcgtctaaggtaggtcctggatgactgagaagCCATAGTCTTTGCTCGTGAGGTGCCTGTGctggatcgtgctctatcctcctcctctgccatagccacagccttagcctctctgtctgcctggtcaacccactcatggTCCTCCTCAGTGAAGACGAGATCGGTAGACTCAGTGATCCACTCAGACTCTGGATCGATCTCCACTAaagtgatcggagaggagtcagtgtccaaaatctgtctggtcctaagacggaggttgtaatgaacaaaaacaagatcattcaacctctccacagacaatctattacgcctcttcgagtggatgtgctcgaacatggaccaattgcgctcacatccagaagtgctgcatggctggctcaaaatacggatggcaattttttgaaggtttggggttgagggcccaaacatttgccaccatctatctgaaataacgaaaaagaaaaagaaatcaaactcatttccaactttaaggctagattataaaatcaaaaattaaaatgcataagccaCAAACTTAAGAATCTTAAGTTTACATATATTTCTACTTGGCTACAATTGTGTTCGAGCCTCTATGCACATGCTGCTTGAGAAGATTGCCCCTTCTCGATTATTATATTTATCCAGCTGGAGCGTTGTACTTGAGGCTGTGCCATCAGTACACAACTTTTGAACCACTGTATACAggccactaagaacctcctcatctgcCTTGAAGTCATCACGGAATCGAAATGCCGGATTGAGgtaataggctgctgcatggatgggcctgtgaAGTTGGttctgccatctcctatcaataatctcccaAATGGGGCCATATTTATCCTCATCTCCTGCATATATGGacctaatggcctccttggccctatccataccctcatatatatagcccatagagggcttctccccatcaacaactcgtaggagaactacgaggggctcagtgacctacacataatgttaaacaaaaacaattaagtcacaaattaaattaaaaaaaaagaaaaattgcaaagttaaattgttaataaattaaaattaaattactaaatagtagatactaaatgttaaattgtaataaatttaccTGCACGGTTTCTCCACAGGGGGTCCAAAAAcctggctcatcaaaaatgcaatttaccacatctatccctgcagtggtcgtagcataggatgaggaagtccactcctcaccaacaaacatacgcctcaaagccgcctttgattttatcaaggatttcagtgtgaggaagtttgaggcaaacctcgtgataccaggacgagccaactccttttgccccgtgtattgcctcataatgctaaggaccaatgcatgattgtagataaacttgctgatatttttggccctttcaactattgatttcacccattcaagcttaccaatatcctccaacatgaggtcaaggcaatgggccgcaCAAGGAGACCAAAAATTTttcgggtgcctctccatcaaaagtttacctgcagcaattTTAAGTTAAATAGAAATTTTGATGtgttaagaaaattttaaataatcatagatgcctctccatcaagacttgaaaagttcaaaatttacctgcagcaacataacttgctgcattatctgtcaccacctgcaccacattttcttcccccatctcttgtatgacttcctcaatagcctcacataagtatgtggcatttttcacatgtgaggaagcatcaatagatttcaagaacatggtggatcctgaaaatagagtttcaactttcaacaaatcaaaatttaatttattcaatgcatttagggaagtacaaattagaatgaatcatgatcaatcacctccgcaggaaacaagaaaatttaggagtgttctattcctcctatccgtccaaccatctgtcatgatggtgcaacccttttgGCTCCAAGACTGTCGGTGGTCCTCTAGCTCAACTTTCATATCCTCAACCATTTGTAACAAGAGGGGGCCACTTAACTCAGCATCGGTAGGGGCTTTAAACCCCGCACCACAAATGGTTATGGAATCTAccatgccttgccaataaggagacctgtcacaaatagattatgattagacaaagtagagttcaacttcaaactataaatttacttttaaacttaaagcaatcaaatcaaaaagaattacctggctgcaataaatggaatgttgcaaaagtaccaaaacttgcaaatttgttttcttgcagcatcatgaacctccttgttccaacccatgccctcaagcgaggGTTGTGCCCCAGGAGTACTACGCGGCACAAAATAACTATCCAACCTGGATTTCTGAACTCTAGGGCCAAAGGTAATAGTGCCACAGGaggagtagaagtagaagcactagcactagcagaagcactagcactagcagaagcactagggtgaaagggaggcatggaagaaccctctccaacacagCCTACGGATGTGGATGCGGATGTGGATGCGGATGTGGGTGCATGGGAGCCAATAGCACTTAACTCTTCCAATTGCCTCTTCTTAGTTAACTTCTCTTGTTCATGTGTTTCTAATTGGACATAACAGAAACGTTTTGCCTCAGGAGTTTGTAATTTGCATACCTCAATATCATGGCCAGGTATGCCGGCAATATGGTATTTAAATCTATTGATGccaccaaaattaatttctttacaaaaaaaacattttgtttgatttttttgtctgcCAATAAAGTCTTCAGTATATTTCCAAGCCTCATCCTTTTTAGgcattgtgaaaaatgaatgttttttaaacgtgaaggctgctgcaataagaaaatttaataaagttataaactaatagaaaaaatcagcaaaccctactttaaaaaaaaaaaaaattgtaaatacatgtttacaatttttttctaaaaaaatgtagggtttgcactttgccattattctacttctctcattgtaattaagctaaaaaaataaaaacattcaagatttggaaagttaactgttaaactaaaaaaaaattaacaaacaaatgaaaaaaatccattaacatacttaaaaaaacaagcaaaatctaccttacctctttcaaatgagttgagaagtcttgctttggactccttgatgctctcaatgcaagcctatggcctccccaatgtgatttgtggtcTCCTTGATGCTCTTCTTCCTTGTTGGTTGCAAACCTATGGcctcttgttttccttcctctctctcacttttcctctcttcttctcacaactaacaattagaagaccttttagggttataccaaagagaaagggaaaaaaaaaacaaatgaaaaagctcttattttttttgtttttttaaatccgAATTGTCCCTATCGCGCGGCTGAGTCCTGgagctcggactcggcgagttttgggcAAAACTCGCCTGACTCGAAAAAGctcttattttttttgtttttttaaatccgAATTGTCCCTATCGCGCGGCCGAGTCCTGgagctcggactcggcgagttttgggcAAAACTCGTCGAGTCCGAGTGGcgagtcagcaaaactcgccgagGTTGGCttgactcgccaactcggcgaactcgcctgactcgcggcgagtctGGGAACTCTGATTTATACGCACCTTTAACTCTTAATTGCAAGTTGGCCTCCTTTAAATTTTGGCGCCAATATATATATTATGTGGCGTGTGTATTTAGGATAGCGTGAAGACTGGGCTGGGCATAGATTTGGGGTCACGTTACCCTAGAATAGGGCCCAGACCtaaggggttcggatgttgccttaaggcattCCGAACCCATATAtagccctagtta includes:
- the LOC131074810 gene encoding uncharacterized protein LOC131074810, encoding MERHPKNFWSPCAAHCLDLMLEDIGKLEWVKSIVERAKNISKFIYNHALVLSIMRQYTGQKELARPGITRFASNFLTLKSLIKSKAALRRMFVGEEWTSSSYATTTAGIDVVNCIFDEPGFWTPCGETVQVTEPLVVLLRVVDGEKPSMGYIYEGMDRAKEAIRSIYAGDEDKYGPIWEIIDRRWQNQLHRPIHAAAYYLNPAFRFRDDFKADEEVLSGLYTVVQKLCTDGTASSTTLQLDKYNNREGAIFSSSMCIEARTQL